One window of Rasiella rasia genomic DNA carries:
- a CDS encoding Hpt domain-containing protein has translation MSTHYSREKLEEISGGDQEFMIIVAKTFLEEIPPDLHALEEAVSNDNKELAYQFAHKMKPNFEMFGLGLEKDITSIETWTRSSKNNNAIQEQMERVVETVNTVFDELKRDFSL, from the coding sequence ATGAGTACACACTATTCAAGAGAAAAATTAGAAGAAATTTCTGGGGGTGATCAAGAATTTATGATCATTGTTGCCAAGACTTTTCTAGAAGAAATACCACCCGACCTTCACGCATTAGAAGAAGCTGTTTCTAATGACAATAAAGAACTAGCATACCAATTTGCGCACAAAATGAAGCCCAACTTCGAAATGTTTGGTCTTGGGCTAGAAAAGGATATAACAAGCATTGAGACTTGGACGCGCTCTTCAAAAAATAATAATGCTATTCAAGAACAAATGGAGCGGGTTGTAGAAACTGTAAACACAGTTTTTGACGAACTAAAAAGAGACTTTTCGCTGTAA